A single window of Synechococcus sp. CBW1004 DNA harbors:
- a CDS encoding adenine phosphoribosyltransferase: MSSDSPTADPSSTDPIDLRQLVREIPDFPKPGILFRDMGPMLRHPQGWQQAMDEMGKVCQKLQPDLIVGIESRGFIVGVSLATAQKIGFIKARKQGKLPPPVETLEYDLEYGSDAIEIMKTGFDHQPRVLIVDDLLATGGTAKACSDLVTTVGGEVCGFAFLIELAALGGRRRLPEGIPVESLIRYD, from the coding sequence ATGAGCAGCGATTCGCCCACCGCCGATCCCTCCAGCACCGACCCGATCGATCTGCGCCAGCTGGTGCGGGAGATCCCCGATTTCCCCAAACCCGGCATCCTGTTTCGGGATATGGGTCCGATGCTGCGCCATCCCCAGGGCTGGCAGCAGGCGATGGACGAGATGGGGAAGGTCTGCCAGAAGTTGCAGCCGGATCTGATCGTGGGCATCGAGAGCCGTGGATTCATCGTGGGGGTGAGCCTGGCGACCGCCCAGAAGATCGGGTTCATCAAGGCGCGCAAACAGGGAAAACTGCCTCCACCGGTGGAGACCCTCGAATACGACCTCGAGTACGGCAGCGATGCCATCGAGATCATGAAAACCGGGTTCGACCATCAGCCGCGGGTGCTGATCGTGGATGACCTGCTGGCCACCGGCGGCACCGCCAAGGCCTGCTCGGATCTGGTGACGACGGTCGGTGGGGAGGTGTGCGGCTTCGCCTTCCTGATCGAGCTGGCGGCGCTGGGAGGACGCCGCAGGCTGCCGGAGGGAATCCCGGTGGAGTCCCTGATCCGCTACGACTGA
- a CDS encoding 23S rRNA (pseudouridine(1915)-N(3))-methyltransferase RlmH — MNPSRIRILAVGKVRKGWLSEGVALYLKRLPGLDVVELRDGGMEREAAAIGAALLPQERLVVLSEEGQTFTSTAFASALEGSGSERLAFVIGGADGLDPALKARASWRLSLSPMTFPHDVARLLLLEQLYRALSIQQGGPYHRA, encoded by the coding sequence ATCAATCCCTCCCGGATCCGGATCCTGGCGGTGGGCAAGGTCCGCAAGGGCTGGCTCAGTGAGGGGGTGGCCCTTTATCTCAAGCGTCTGCCGGGCCTGGACGTGGTGGAGCTGCGCGATGGCGGCATGGAGCGGGAGGCCGCGGCGATCGGCGCCGCCCTCCTTCCCCAGGAGCGCCTGGTGGTGCTCAGCGAGGAGGGCCAGACCTTCACCTCCACAGCGTTCGCCAGCGCCCTGGAGGGCTCAGGCTCGGAGCGGCTGGCCTTTGTGATCGGCGGCGCCGATGGCCTCGATCCGGCCCTCAAGGCGCGAGCCAGCTGGCGCCTGAGCCTCTCACCGATGACCTTCCCGCACGACGTGGCCAGGCTTCTGCTGCTCGAGCAGCTCTACCGGGCCCTGTCGATCCAGCAGGGCGGGCCGTATCACCGGGCCTGA
- a CDS encoding HD domain-containing phosphohydrolase encodes MRTSERRPRLRLSFQVTLVGLVLPLVLGSGLLISWISYRRSSAMLIKAGDQMLQAVGGQLDAAMTAALDPQRTELELDQLQAMAGLETLSGRLAALPRIEQALAQSPNLRSYFIGFADGQSLLVARVRDVVGRRLLGLPAEAALVVESIAPDTLAGVGVVNRFGPDPALRHQQVLLDSQMRPLGQQGRVALLPADFDPRRRSWYRLAMQSQTAVLSPVHRLALGNQLGWTLSRRLSDGRGVVGASLELGSLEGLLDRHRPTPGSRLAIVTAQGVVLAASSPGGAQQPPAAAAEQAEPEPLDRLGEPAFQGLSARLRQRVGRGFVSSRHRGQDWRTAVLPLPPAVPGEPLYLAVTVPDNELLAGARLQQREGLLLTAAVLLALVPLVLLVAGQLSRELRRLAATAAAIRRFEFNSSQPLRSYVREVDDLSLTLESMRAAVKRFLDISAMLAAEDDVDQLLEKLLVESIAAAGAEAGALYLPTAAPPTQGPPGDQPEPPGFEPRLFHHNGQWQEPSRLAALDAAETEELLDGPPGMDLVEPLPECPCLVILLEDRLQRERLGLMLLWFDAPPEAAQEAFCRALSGSAAVALETRELIAAQKRLFEAFIQLIAGAIDAKSPYTGGHCERVPELTKRLAAAACETREGPFAGFDLDAEGWEALHVAAWLHDCGKVTTPEYVVDKATKLETIHDRIHEVRMRFELLKQQAETDYWRSVAEGGDPGALGRQRDITLAELDDDFAFVASCNQGGEFMAAAQLERLQRIATRRWRRTLDDRLGISQEELRRRTREQAAPLPSWEPLLADRPHHVIPRLERERLDETNPWGFRMEVPEHLYNRGELYNLSVARGTLSAEERFKINEHIIQTIRMLTALPFPRHLRRVPEIAGGHHEMINGRGYPRGLRGEQMSELARMMAIADVFEALTAADRPYKSGKTLSQALAIMGRMVADAHLDRDLFVLFLRAGIHRDYAERHLPPEQIDPVDVEALLAGLPPAPDGS; translated from the coding sequence ATGCGCACGTCCGAACGCCGTCCCCGCCTGCGCCTGTCGTTCCAGGTCACCCTGGTGGGCCTGGTGCTGCCGCTGGTGCTGGGCAGCGGCCTGCTGATCAGCTGGATCTCCTACCGGCGCAGCAGCGCCATGCTGATCAAGGCCGGCGATCAGATGCTCCAGGCGGTGGGGGGGCAGCTGGATGCCGCGATGACCGCGGCGCTCGACCCGCAGCGCACCGAGCTGGAACTCGACCAGCTGCAGGCGATGGCGGGCCTCGAAACCCTGTCTGGCCGGCTCGCGGCCCTGCCCCGGATCGAGCAGGCGCTGGCCCAGAGCCCGAATCTGCGCTCCTACTTCATCGGCTTCGCCGATGGCCAGAGCCTCCTGGTGGCCCGCGTCCGCGATGTCGTGGGCCGGCGTCTGCTCGGCCTGCCCGCCGAGGCCGCCCTCGTGGTGGAGAGCATCGCGCCGGACACGCTGGCCGGTGTCGGGGTGGTGAACCGCTTCGGCCCCGATCCGGCCCTGCGTCACCAGCAGGTGCTCCTGGACAGCCAAATGCGACCGCTGGGCCAGCAGGGTCGGGTGGCGCTGCTGCCGGCGGACTTCGATCCGCGCCGACGCTCCTGGTACCGGCTGGCGATGCAGTCGCAGACGGCGGTGCTCTCGCCGGTCCACCGGTTGGCCCTGGGCAACCAGCTGGGCTGGACCCTGTCGCGTCGGCTGAGCGATGGCCGGGGAGTGGTGGGCGCCTCGCTCGAGTTGGGCAGCCTCGAGGGGCTGCTGGATCGGCATCGGCCCACGCCAGGATCGCGGCTGGCGATCGTCACCGCCCAGGGGGTGGTTCTGGCCGCCAGCAGCCCCGGCGGCGCGCAACAGCCCCCGGCAGCCGCCGCTGAGCAGGCGGAGCCCGAGCCGCTCGATCGGCTCGGTGAGCCGGCCTTCCAAGGGCTCAGCGCCCGACTGCGCCAGCGGGTCGGCCGCGGCTTCGTCAGCAGCCGCCATCGCGGCCAGGACTGGCGCACGGCGGTGCTGCCCCTGCCCCCGGCCGTTCCAGGTGAACCGCTGTATCTGGCCGTCACCGTCCCGGACAACGAACTGCTCGCCGGAGCCCGCCTGCAGCAGCGCGAGGGTCTGCTGCTCACCGCAGCGGTGCTTCTGGCGCTGGTTCCCCTGGTGCTGCTGGTGGCCGGTCAGCTGTCGCGGGAGCTGCGCCGGCTGGCCGCGACGGCGGCGGCGATCCGCCGCTTCGAGTTCAACAGCAGCCAGCCCCTGCGCTCCTATGTGCGGGAGGTGGACGACCTGTCACTGACGCTCGAGAGCATGCGCGCCGCGGTGAAGCGCTTCCTCGACATCTCGGCGATGCTGGCCGCCGAGGACGACGTTGATCAGCTGCTGGAGAAGCTGCTGGTCGAGTCGATCGCCGCCGCCGGCGCCGAGGCCGGGGCCCTGTACCTGCCCACCGCCGCCCCGCCCACCCAGGGGCCGCCCGGGGATCAGCCGGAGCCGCCGGGCTTCGAGCCGCGCCTGTTTCACCACAACGGGCAGTGGCAGGAGCCCTCCCGTCTGGCGGCCCTCGATGCGGCGGAGACCGAGGAGTTGCTCGATGGTCCGCCCGGCATGGATCTGGTGGAGCCCCTGCCTGAGTGCCCCTGCCTGGTGATCCTGCTGGAGGACCGGCTGCAGCGCGAGCGGCTCGGTCTGATGCTGCTCTGGTTCGACGCTCCGCCCGAGGCCGCCCAGGAGGCCTTCTGCCGGGCCCTCTCCGGATCGGCGGCGGTGGCCCTCGAGACCCGCGAGCTGATCGCCGCCCAGAAGCGCCTGTTCGAGGCCTTCATCCAGCTGATCGCCGGCGCCATCGACGCCAAGAGTCCCTACACCGGCGGCCACTGCGAACGGGTGCCGGAGCTCACCAAGCGCCTGGCCGCGGCGGCCTGCGAGACCCGGGAGGGCCCCTTCGCCGGCTTCGACCTCGATGCCGAGGGCTGGGAGGCGCTGCATGTGGCCGCCTGGCTGCACGACTGCGGCAAGGTGACGACACCCGAGTACGTGGTCGACAAGGCGACCAAGCTCGAGACGATCCATGACCGCATCCATGAGGTGCGCATGCGCTTCGAGCTGCTCAAGCAGCAGGCCGAAACCGACTACTGGCGGTCCGTGGCGGAGGGGGGCGATCCCGGCGCCCTTGGCCGGCAGCGCGACATCACCCTGGCGGAGCTCGACGACGACTTCGCCTTCGTGGCCTCCTGCAATCAGGGCGGCGAATTCATGGCGGCCGCGCAGCTCGAGCGCCTGCAGCGCATCGCCACACGCCGCTGGCGACGCACCCTTGATGATCGCCTCGGCATCTCCCAGGAAGAGCTGCGCCGCCGCACGCGCGAGCAGGCCGCACCGCTGCCCAGCTGGGAGCCGCTGCTGGCGGATCGTCCGCACCACGTGATCCCGCGGCTGGAGCGGGAGCGCCTCGATGAGACCAACCCCTGGGGCTTCCGCATGGAGGTGCCGGAACACCTCTACAACCGCGGCGAGCTTTACAACCTGTCGGTGGCCCGGGGCACCCTCAGCGCCGAGGAGCGCTTCAAGATCAATGAGCACATCATCCAGACGATCCGGATGCTCACGGCCCTGCCGTTTCCCAGGCACCTGCGCCGGGTGCCGGAGATCGCCGGCGGCCACCACGAAATGATCAACGGCCGCGGCTATCCGCGCGGCCTGCGCGGGGAGCAGATGAGCGAGCTGGCCCGGATGATGGCGATCGCCGATGTCTTCGAGGCGCTGACGGCGGCAGACCGGCCTTACAAATCCGGCAAGACGCTCTCCCAGGCCTTGGCGATCATGGGGCGCATGGTGGCCGACGCCCATCTCGATCGGGATCTGTTCGTGCTCTTCCTGCGCGCCGGCATCCACCGCGATTACGCCGAGCGCCATCTGCCGCCCGAGCAGATCGACCCGGTCGATGTGGAAGCCCTGCTGGCCGGACTGCCTCCGGCCCCGGACGGCTCATAG
- a CDS encoding magnesium chelatase subunit H — MFTQVRSANRRVSPAPGQGPEGRAVMKAVYVVLEPQYQNALTQAATSLNEQNGPLAIDLSGYLIEELRDPQNYADFCADVAEADVFIASLIFIEDLAQKVVEAVAPHRDRLKAAVVFPSMPEVMRLNKLGTFSMAQLGQSKSAIAGFMKKRKEAGGAGFQDAMLKLLNTLPTVLKYLPVEKAQDARSFMLSFQYWLGGTPDNLRNFLLMLADKYVFPRSKDGDNATRPELQVADPVVFPDLGIWHPLAPAMFEDIKEYLNWSASRRDLSEKARKGPVIGLVLQRSHIVTGDEAHYVAVIQELEYRGATVIPVFCGGLDFTKPVNAFFYDPLNPDVPLVDGVVSLTGFALVGGPARQDHPRAIEVLKKLNRPYMVALPLVFQTTQEWEESDLGLHPVQVALQIAIPELDGAIEPIVLSGRDDATGKAHTLQDRVEAIAERSIRWASLRVKPRSDKKLAITVFSFPPDKGNVGTAAYLDVFGSIHRVMEEMRLKGYDVSGLPKTSKELMEAVLKDPEAMEGAPELAIAHRMSVEEYERLTPYSERLEENWGKPPGNLNSDGTNLLIYGRHFGNVFVGVQPTFGYEGDPMRLLYSRSASPHHGFAAYYTYLEKVWGADAVLHFGTHGSLEFMPGKQMGMSDTCYPDSLIGALPNLYYYAANNPSEATIAKRRGYAETISYLTPPAENAGLYKGLKELGELVGSYQQLREGSRGVQIVNAVVETARQCNLDKDVQLPEVDAAELDLAARDSVIGAVYRQLMEIESRLLPCGLHTIGKPPTAEEAIATLVNIAALEREEEGLRSLPALLAESRGRTIEAIYKGNDEGVLEDVELNRVITEASRAAVGAMVKAVTGNDGRVTLRRNFGWFFALLERLGITFPSPWLSACRAAGFGTVDQAELDKLFAYLQFCLEQVCADLEMQSLLRALDGEYVLPGPGGDPIRNPGVLPSGKNIHALDPQAIPTRAAIAAAKVVVDKLLERQKADLGTWPETIACVLWGTDNIKTYGESLAQILWFIGVKPVPDSLGRVNKLELIPLEELGRPRVDVVVNCSGVFRDLFINQMALIDQGVKMAAEADEPLERNFVRRHAQEQAAREGISLRDAATRVFSNASGSYSSNVNLAVENSTWEEEGELQEMYLSRKTFAFNADNPGEMNQKREVFEAAMKTADVTFQNLDSAEISLTDVSHYFDSDPTKLIQNLRDDGKAPASYIADTTTANAQVRTLSETIRLDSRTKLLNPKWYEGMLNSGYEGVREVAKRLNFTLGWSATSGQVDNFVYEEANNTFINDPEMRQRLMELNPHSFRRIVGTLLEVNGRGYWETSDENIQQLQEIYQQIEDRIEGVSEGPI; from the coding sequence ATGTTCACCCAGGTCCGCTCCGCCAACCGCCGGGTCAGCCCGGCCCCCGGCCAGGGACCCGAAGGACGTGCCGTGATGAAGGCCGTCTACGTGGTGCTCGAGCCCCAGTATCAGAACGCCCTCACCCAGGCGGCCACCTCGCTGAACGAGCAGAACGGCCCGCTGGCGATCGACCTGAGCGGCTATCTGATCGAGGAGCTGCGCGACCCACAGAACTACGCCGACTTCTGCGCCGACGTGGCCGAGGCCGATGTGTTCATCGCCTCGCTGATCTTCATCGAAGACCTCGCTCAGAAGGTGGTGGAGGCCGTGGCGCCGCACCGCGACCGCCTCAAGGCCGCCGTGGTGTTCCCCTCCATGCCGGAGGTGATGCGGCTCAACAAACTGGGCACCTTCTCGATGGCCCAGCTGGGCCAGAGCAAATCGGCGATCGCCGGGTTCATGAAGAAGCGCAAGGAGGCCGGCGGCGCCGGCTTCCAGGACGCGATGTTGAAGCTGCTCAACACCCTTCCCACCGTTCTCAAGTATCTGCCGGTGGAGAAGGCGCAGGATGCGCGCTCCTTCATGCTCAGCTTCCAGTACTGGCTGGGCGGCACGCCGGACAACCTGCGCAACTTCCTGTTGATGCTGGCCGACAAATATGTCTTCCCGCGCAGCAAGGACGGTGACAACGCCACCCGTCCCGAGCTGCAGGTGGCCGATCCGGTGGTGTTCCCTGATCTCGGCATCTGGCACCCGCTGGCGCCGGCGATGTTCGAGGACATCAAGGAATATCTGAACTGGAGCGCCAGCCGCAGGGACCTCTCCGAGAAGGCGCGCAAGGGGCCGGTGATCGGCCTGGTGCTGCAGCGCAGCCACATCGTCACCGGCGATGAGGCCCACTACGTGGCCGTGATCCAGGAACTGGAATACCGCGGCGCCACCGTGATTCCGGTGTTCTGCGGCGGCCTCGATTTCACCAAGCCGGTGAACGCCTTCTTCTACGACCCGCTCAATCCCGACGTGCCGCTGGTGGATGGCGTGGTGTCGCTCACCGGTTTCGCCCTGGTGGGCGGCCCGGCTCGGCAGGACCATCCCAGGGCGATCGAGGTGCTCAAGAAGCTCAATCGCCCCTACATGGTGGCTCTGCCGCTGGTGTTCCAGACCACCCAGGAATGGGAAGAAAGCGATCTCGGCCTGCATCCGGTGCAGGTGGCCCTGCAGATCGCCATCCCCGAGCTCGATGGCGCCATCGAACCGATCGTGCTGAGCGGGCGCGATGACGCCACCGGTAAGGCCCACACCCTGCAGGACCGCGTGGAGGCCATCGCCGAGCGCTCGATCCGCTGGGCCTCGCTGCGCGTCAAGCCGCGCAGTGACAAGAAGCTGGCGATCACTGTGTTCAGCTTCCCGCCCGACAAGGGCAATGTGGGCACCGCCGCCTACCTCGATGTGTTCGGCTCCATCCACCGGGTGATGGAGGAGATGCGGCTCAAGGGCTATGACGTCAGCGGCCTGCCCAAGACCAGCAAGGAGCTGATGGAGGCGGTGCTCAAGGATCCGGAGGCGATGGAGGGGGCGCCGGAGCTGGCGATCGCCCATCGCATGAGCGTCGAGGAGTACGAGCGGCTGACACCCTATTCCGAGCGGCTCGAGGAGAACTGGGGCAAGCCGCCTGGCAATCTCAACAGCGACGGCACCAACCTGCTGATCTACGGCCGCCACTTCGGCAACGTGTTCGTCGGCGTGCAGCCCACCTTCGGCTACGAGGGTGATCCGATGCGGCTGCTCTATTCGCGCAGCGCCAGCCCCCATCACGGCTTCGCGGCTTACTACACCTATCTCGAGAAGGTGTGGGGCGCCGACGCGGTGCTGCACTTCGGCACCCACGGCTCGCTGGAGTTCATGCCCGGCAAGCAGATGGGCATGAGTGACACCTGCTACCCCGATTCGCTGATCGGCGCCCTGCCCAACCTCTACTACTACGCCGCCAACAACCCCTCCGAGGCGACGATCGCCAAGCGGCGCGGCTACGCCGAGACGATCAGCTATCTCACCCCGCCTGCCGAAAATGCTGGCCTCTACAAGGGCCTCAAGGAGCTGGGCGAACTGGTGGGCAGCTACCAGCAGCTGCGCGAAGGCTCCAGAGGTGTGCAGATCGTCAATGCCGTGGTGGAGACGGCGCGCCAGTGCAACCTCGACAAGGACGTGCAGCTGCCCGAGGTGGATGCAGCTGAGCTGGATCTGGCCGCCAGGGACTCCGTGATCGGTGCCGTCTACCGGCAGCTGATGGAGATCGAGAGCCGTCTGCTGCCCTGCGGCCTGCACACCATCGGCAAGCCCCCCACCGCCGAGGAGGCGATCGCCACCCTGGTCAACATCGCCGCCCTGGAGCGCGAGGAGGAGGGTCTGCGCTCCCTGCCGGCGCTGCTGGCCGAGAGCCGCGGCCGCACGATCGAGGCCATCTACAAGGGCAACGACGAAGGCGTGCTGGAGGATGTGGAGCTCAACCGCGTCATCACCGAAGCCAGCCGCGCCGCTGTCGGTGCGATGGTGAAGGCCGTCACCGGCAACGACGGCCGGGTGACGCTGCGCCGCAACTTCGGCTGGTTCTTCGCCCTGCTGGAGCGCCTTGGCATCACGTTCCCCAGCCCCTGGCTGAGCGCCTGCCGGGCTGCCGGCTTCGGCACTGTGGATCAGGCCGAGCTCGACAAGCTGTTCGCCTACCTGCAGTTCTGCCTCGAGCAGGTGTGCGCCGATCTGGAGATGCAGAGCCTGCTGCGCGCCCTCGATGGCGAATACGTGCTGCCCGGCCCCGGCGGCGATCCGATCCGCAACCCCGGCGTGCTGCCCAGCGGCAAGAACATCCACGCCCTTGATCCCCAGGCCATCCCCACCCGTGCCGCGATCGCGGCCGCCAAGGTGGTGGTCGACAAGCTGCTGGAGCGCCAGAAGGCCGATCTGGGCACCTGGCCCGAGACGATCGCCTGCGTGCTGTGGGGCACCGACAACATCAAGACCTACGGCGAATCACTGGCCCAGATCCTGTGGTTCATCGGCGTCAAGCCGGTGCCCGATTCGCTCGGCCGCGTCAACAAGCTGGAGCTGATCCCGCTCGAGGAGCTGGGCCGTCCGCGGGTCGATGTGGTGGTGAACTGCAGCGGTGTGTTCCGCGACCTGTTCATCAACCAGATGGCCCTGATCGATCAGGGCGTGAAGATGGCAGCCGAGGCCGATGAGCCCCTAGAGAGGAACTTCGTGCGCCGGCACGCCCAGGAGCAGGCCGCCAGGGAAGGAATCTCCCTGCGCGATGCCGCCACCCGCGTGTTCAGCAACGCCAGCGGCAGCTACAGCTCCAACGTCAACCTGGCGGTGGAGAACAGCACCTGGGAGGAGGAGGGTGAGCTGCAGGAGATGTATCTCTCCCGCAAGACCTTCGCCTTCAATGCCGACAACCCGGGCGAGATGAATCAGAAGCGCGAGGTGTTCGAGGCGGCGATGAAGACCGCCGACGTCACCTTCCAGAACCTCGATTCGGCTGAGATCTCGCTCACCGATGTGAGCCACTACTTCGATTCCGATCCCACCAAGCTGATCCAGAACCTGCGCGACGACGGCAAGGCGCCGGCGAGCTACATCGCCGACACCACCACGGCCAACGCCCAGGTGCGCACCCTGAGCGAAACGATCCGCCTCGACTCCCGCACCAAGCTGCTCAATCCCAAGTGGTACGAGGGCATGCTCAACAGCGGCTACGAAGGGGTGCGCGAAGTGGCCAAGCGCCTCAACTTCACCCTCGGCTGGAGCGCCACCAGCGGCCAGGTGGACAACTTCGTCTACGAGGAGGCCAACAACACCTTCATCAACGACCCGGAGATGCGCCAGCGGCTGATGGAGCTGAACCCCCACAGCTTCCGTCGCATCGTCGGCACCCTGCTCGAGGTCAACGGCCGCGGCTACTGGGAAACCTCCGACGAGAACATCCAGCAGCTGCAGGAGATCTACCAGCAGATCGAAGACCGCATCGAGGGTGTCAGCGAGGGGCCGATCTGA
- a CDS encoding high light inducible protein — protein sequence MAASPANAPAIRGATVTTEDGGRLNAFATEPRMEVVSAESGWGFHERAEKLNGRMAMLGFIALLATEFALGGEAFTRGLLGLG from the coding sequence ATGGCTGCTTCCCCCGCCAACGCTCCCGCCATCCGCGGCGCCACCGTCACCACCGAAGATGGCGGCCGTCTCAACGCCTTCGCCACCGAGCCCCGCATGGAGGTGGTGAGCGCTGAATCCGGCTGGGGTTTCCATGAGCGCGCCGAGAAGCTCAACGGCCGCATGGCCATGCTCGGCTTCATCGCCCTGCTGGCTACCGAGTTCGCCCTCGGTGGTGAAGCCTTCACCCGCGGCCTCCTCGGCCTCGGCTGA
- a CDS encoding FAD-dependent monooxygenase, with protein sequence MRIHGAGPTGALAALAMADAGWVVSLHDPLEAAALTARGRAYALTHSSRRLLQRLGLWQVLEPRFTPFHRLHLCDLGAGASLDFTTVDLPDPAARAADAPLGWIARHHDLMETLLQRLQGHSAVSLRLGNGATGHPHLPGAPPDGAPDGRPPAPGDEGLPAADLILAADGPASPTREALGIGRWRLPYRQACLTVQVELRGASAGEAWELLRPEGPFAVLPLGERRAQLVWSAPAERCRQRQELDDTALLERLAGALPAGLEPDGLLDVPRSFPVALELARRLRRGSTLLVGESAHRCHPVGGQGLNLCWRDVAELHRLALRVRQGRLPLRRLAPLYARRRWPDLLLTLAATDAMVRLFSNRSPLLLPLRSLALGLLSRGQGLRRLSLRLMSEGAGRLAATSPE encoded by the coding sequence GTGCGCATCCATGGCGCAGGCCCCACCGGCGCGCTGGCCGCCCTGGCCATGGCGGATGCCGGCTGGGTCGTCAGCCTGCATGATCCGCTCGAGGCGGCGGCCCTGACCGCCCGAGGCCGCGCCTACGCCCTCACCCACTCCAGCCGGAGACTGCTGCAGCGGCTCGGCCTGTGGCAGGTCCTGGAGCCCAGGTTCACCCCGTTCCACCGGCTGCATCTCTGTGATCTGGGGGCCGGCGCCTCCCTCGACTTCACCACGGTCGACCTTCCCGATCCCGCCGCCCGAGCCGCCGATGCTCCCCTGGGCTGGATCGCACGCCATCACGACCTGATGGAGACCCTGCTGCAGCGGCTGCAGGGGCATTCGGCCGTCTCCCTCCGGCTTGGCAACGGAGCTACCGGTCATCCCCACCTGCCGGGAGCACCGCCTGATGGTGCGCCGGATGGCCGCCCTCCGGCCCCGGGCGACGAGGGGTTGCCCGCCGCTGATCTGATCCTGGCGGCCGACGGCCCCGCCTCCCCCACCCGCGAGGCCCTGGGGATCGGCCGTTGGCGGCTCCCCTACCGCCAGGCCTGTCTGACCGTGCAGGTGGAGCTGCGGGGCGCCTCCGCGGGCGAAGCCTGGGAGCTGCTGCGGCCTGAGGGGCCGTTCGCGGTGCTGCCGCTCGGTGAGCGGCGGGCCCAGCTGGTGTGGAGCGCTCCGGCAGAGCGCTGTCGCCAGCGCCAGGAGCTCGACGACACCGCCCTGCTCGAACGGCTGGCCGGCGCCCTTCCCGCCGGGCTCGAGCCCGATGGCCTGCTCGATGTGCCGCGCAGTTTTCCGGTGGCCCTCGAACTGGCCCGCCGGCTGCGACGGGGCAGCACCCTGCTGGTGGGCGAGAGCGCCCATCGCTGCCATCCTGTCGGCGGCCAGGGGCTGAACCTCTGCTGGCGCGATGTGGCCGAACTGCATCGCCTGGCGCTGCGGGTGCGCCAGGGGCGGCTGCCGCTGCGGCGGCTGGCCCCCCTCTACGCCCGCCGCCGCTGGCCCGACCTGCTGCTCACCCTGGCGGCCACCGATGCGATGGTGCGCCTGTTCTCCAACCGCTCGCCGCTGCTGTTGCCGCTGCGCTCTCTGGCCCTGGGCCTGCTCTCCCGTGGCCAGGGGCTGCGCCGCCTGAGCCTGCGGCTGATGAGTGAGGGGGCTGGCCGTCTGGCGGCGACCTCGCCAGAGTGA
- the dapB gene encoding 4-hydroxy-tetrahydrodipicolinate reductase, translated as MTTAPGSADAPSAAPIPVVVAGALGRMGAEVVKAVHGAPDCVLVGAIDSTPGKEGADVGLELGLGDLEVAITADFEGTLCQASQSVRQSGPGGGAVLVDFTHPSVVYEHTRGAIAYGVHPVIGTTGLSPEQLQDLATFAAKASVGGAVIPNFSVGMVLLQQAAAAAARFYDFCELTELHHNRKADAPSGTCIKTAELIEELGKTFNPLQVDEHESLAGCRGGLRDSGLRLHSVRLPGLVAHQEVMFGAPGETYTLRHDTIDRSAYMPGVLLTVRRVRTLEGLIYGLEKLL; from the coding sequence ATGACCACGGCCCCAGGTTCCGCCGATGCGCCGTCCGCGGCGCCGATCCCGGTGGTGGTGGCCGGCGCCCTGGGGCGCATGGGCGCCGAGGTGGTGAAGGCGGTGCACGGCGCCCCCGACTGTGTGCTGGTGGGCGCGATCGACAGCACCCCCGGCAAGGAGGGGGCTGATGTGGGGCTGGAGCTGGGTCTGGGTGACCTGGAGGTGGCCATCACCGCCGATTTCGAGGGCACCCTCTGCCAGGCCAGCCAGAGCGTGCGCCAGAGCGGCCCCGGCGGCGGCGCCGTGCTGGTCGACTTCACCCATCCCAGCGTTGTCTACGAGCACACCCGAGGCGCCATCGCCTACGGCGTGCATCCGGTGATCGGCACCACCGGCCTGTCGCCGGAGCAGCTGCAGGATCTGGCCACGTTCGCCGCCAAGGCGTCGGTGGGCGGCGCCGTGATCCCCAACTTCTCGGTGGGCATGGTGCTGCTGCAGCAGGCGGCGGCGGCGGCGGCCCGCTTCTACGACTTCTGCGAGCTCACCGAGCTGCACCACAACCGCAAGGCCGACGCTCCCAGCGGCACCTGCATCAAGACAGCGGAGCTGATCGAGGAGCTGGGCAAGACCTTCAACCCACTGCAGGTGGACGAGCACGAGAGCCTGGCCGGTTGCCGCGGCGGCCTGCGCGACAGCGGCCTGCGTCTCCATTCGGTGCGCCTGCCGGGCCTGGTGGCCCACCAGGAGGTGATGTTCGGCGCCCCGGGCGAGACCTACACCCTGCGCCACGACACGATCGACCGCAGTGCCTACATGCCCGGCGTGTTGCTCACGGTGCGGCGGGTGCGCACCCTGGAAGGGCTGATCTACGGCCTGGAGAAACTCCTTTGA
- a CDS encoding DUF2949 domain-containing protein yields the protein MVISSSPQPPPPSALILFLRNQLGLSESALELGIRQSQLEQAPLAVVLWRFGLISLEQYIQLLDWQDGRP from the coding sequence ATGGTGATCAGCAGCTCGCCCCAGCCGCCGCCACCGTCGGCGCTGATCCTGTTCCTGCGCAACCAGCTGGGCCTCAGCGAGAGCGCCCTGGAGCTGGGCATCCGCCAGTCACAGCTGGAGCAGGCGCCGCTGGCGGTGGTGCTCTGGCGGTTCGGTCTGATCAGCCTGGAGCAGTACATCCAGCTGCTCGACTGGCAGGACGGTCGCCCCTGA